CATCTTTCAAAGTAACAAGCATCACATCAGCTTTATCAAAAAAACTGGACATCGCTTCTACAGGAAACCTACCCATTGTAAAAACCGTTTCCTGTAACTGATGTTCTTCTATAAATTCTTTTACGAAAGGCATTTTCCGGCCATCTCCTACCAGTATAAATTTAATATCCTTTTTGTCTCTTAGTTCCAAAGCTGCCTTTACAATATTGTCCAGATCCTGTGCTTCTCCGATATTTCCAGCAAACATCACTTTAAATCCATCGGGTAAGGATGGAATGGGAAAATCTTTATTCCCTTCTGATATCGTATCTTCTGCCCAGTTAGGAAAATAAATGATCTTGTCATCAAAATTCCCTTTCTGATTGATTGACTTTCTGAATCCCTGGGAAGTAATCAAAATTTTCTCTGAATTCTTATAAAATCTTTTGATAACATTTTCATAATAATTCAATATCCATTTGTTTTTTACTCCACCCGCGATGGATAAACTTTCAGGCCATAGATCCATAACCCAGAAATAGACCGGTGTCTTCCATATTTTATTCATGAGAAGAGCAGGATAATACTGTGTTATTGGAGACGGTTCGTGTACAATAATAGCATCAAACTTATTATTAAAACCCATTAAAAAGGCTTTAATCGAAGCAAAAACAGCAAAACTATAATAGTTGATAAATAGTCGTATTCCGCCTCCTTTCCCTCTGGGAAGAAGTAGTGATCTTATTACTTTTACACCGTTAACAATTTGTTTTCTATTTTTAAAAACACCGTACCCTTCAAAGATCTTACCCTCAGGATAATTGGGAAGTCCCGTCAATACAGTAACATCGTGACCTTTCTTTTTTAGTTCAAAAGCGAGGTCATTACTTTTGAAATTTTCCGGATAAAAATACTGTGTTATTATAAGAATATTCATAAGTTTATTCTTCGCTCCAAACTACTCTCTTGATGTAATCCGTATATGAGATGATAATTCTTACTACTTTTTCAGATACATTAGGCATCGAATAATCGGCAACAGGTCTGAAATTACGTTGCTGCCCTATACTCTGTTGTTGTACTTGCACAAGCCCTTGCATAATACGCTCCGGAGATAAGCCTACCATCATTACACTGGCTTCTTCCATAGCTTCGGGCCTTTCATGAGCCTGACGTATGTTGAGAGCTCTAAAGTTAAGAATTGAAGATTCCTCTGAAATTGTTCCTGAGTCTGATAATACAGCATAAGAACGTTTTTGAAGGGCATTATAATCGTGAAAGCCAAGCGGTTTTAAAAACTGAATTTCAGGGCGAACCTCTATTTTCATCTTATCAATCATATTTCTGGTTCTTGGATGAGTAGAAACAATGATAGGATACTGATAATGTTCTGCAATGGCATTTAATGAATCTATAAGTCCTCTGAAGTTTTTTTCAGAATTAATATTTTCTTCACGATGAGAAGATACTACAAAGAATTTTCCTTCTTCAAGGTTAAGCTTTTCAAGCACATCGGAAGCATTTATTTCAGGGAGATAATGATTCAGTACCTCGTACATTGGCGACCCTGTTTTAATAATTCTGTCAGCAGGTAGCCCTTCACGCAATAAATATTCTCTTGCAATATCCGAATATGTAAGATTCACATCAGCTGTGTGATCTACAATCTTACGATTGGTTTCTTCAGGTACTCTTTGATCAAAACACCTGTTCCCTGCCTCCATGTGGAAAATAGGAATGTGTCTTTTTTTTGCAGGAATTGCACACAGGCAGGAGTTCGTATCTCCAAGAACAAGGAAAGCCTCTGGTTTTAGCTCTTCCAGCAAAGGATCTATTTTAATAAGGATATTACCTATGGTCTCTGTTGCTGTTTTTCCAGCTGCTTCCAAAAAATAATCAGGTTTCCTTAATCCCAGATCGTCAAAGAAAATCTGATTAAGTTCATAGTCATAATTCTGACCCGTATGAACGATGATATGTTCTATTGCTTCAGATGCATCCAAAGCGGATAATACTCTTGATAATCTAATAATTTCCGGTCGTGTTCCAACAACCGTCATTACTTTTAATTTTTTCATTAATTAATATTTTAAACTTCTACAAAATAGGTGTCGGCATCTTCTGGATTATATGCTTCATTAATCCAGAAAATAGTGTACAATTCTTCTTCACCAATATTCTTAATATTGTGGGTATACCATATCGGCATATCCACGTATGCGGGATCCGACCCGTCCAGATAAAAATCAAGGACTTCATCAGAATCTATTTTTCTTAGCTGAATTAATGCTTTTCCTTTAATTACAGCAAAACGTTCGATTTTTCTGGTATGAAAATGATTTCCTCTTGTGATATTAGGCACTGTAGTTGAAAATGAACATTGCCCTCCTATGCCTAACCGGATGATCTCAACAAAAGCACCTCTGGGATCTGTATGTTGGGTAAACTTTACCGGGTAGTGCGTTTTATAATCAATATAAGAACGATAAGTATTAAATAAATTATGTTCAAAAGAATTCTTTAATGTAGGAATCTCACCATTCTCAAAATACAAACTTTTGAATTGAATAAGCAGCTCCAACACCTCAGATACTTTTCTGGATGCAGTAGCTTCTATAAAAAGTTCTTCGGTACTTTGTCCTGAACGGATTTCTTTAATAATACGATCAACCAGTTCCTGAACATAAATTAATTTTACCTCACCATCGTTTGCAATGTTAGGGGTTTCTCCATGGGTTAGCTGATGGCAGAAAGTAGCAATAAAAGAGTTATAATATGGCTTACCAAAAGCTCCAAAAACATTTGGAATGATCAAGCCTGTTACTTTACCATCATTTGCCTTCGCCCAATTGATAATTGCTTCCCTACCCTCACGTTTTGATTTGCCATACAAATTATCTCTTTCCTCTTGCGTTGAAGATGAGATCAGGACATGCGCCCTGGAATTTGTACGCTTTAATGAACTTACTAAATTTTGAGCTAGGGCTACATTGGTTTCATAAATCACTTGCTCACTTTCATGACGGTTCATCGCCGCTAAATGAATAATGACATCACATTTAGAAACGAAATCATCTAGCTTCTCCTGACTTTCAAAAAATTCTTTTTTAAATTCAACGCGCTCAAATTCCTCTGGAAATAATCCTAAAGTATTATATAAGTGACGACCAACAAAGCCATTTTGTCCAGTAATTCCAACTTTTTTCATTTAATTATTTTTAAAACAAATATTGGGTTATCTGTTATTAATTGTTTAAGATTATTACTTTATTTAAAATAATCTAATTCAAACCGATACTCATCTTCAATCTCCCCCAATTCATAATCAGCTAATACAAGCAGTTTGCTTTCTTCTTCCAAGCTTTGGATAGCAGTTAAACAACCAGCATGAATATGCAGATAGGTTAAGGCTTCTGAAGAAAGTATATATTTATTTATTTTCGCATTTGTTGAAGGATTGTCAAAATCATCTATTACGATAACAGATATTTCAAATTTCCCTTTCATACAAGCAAACCAACGTTGTTCAATTTTATGCCCCTGCCACCCTCTGACAAATTCAGTTGAATGATTTTCTATTGTATAAATACGTTTAATTTTCGTAGCATCAAACTCATTGTTATAGGTTATAATGCCTCTTATATCTTCGTTCCTGTTTCCTTTTAATATCATCAACTATATTTTGATAATTGTTTAAACTCTAATTTTAATTGATAAATTCTAAGGATATTGCATAACATCCTCTCCAAAAACTTCTTTCCTTATTAGCGGAAGAGTAGATATCAATTTTTTTAAACCTTCTACACCTTGTTGTTCTGTATTATGAGAATGATAGTCTTCTATTCTGGATATATCTTCTTCTCCTTCAGAGAAGTATTTCGCATAGTTCAAATCACGATTATCTGCAGGAATACGGTAAAAATCCCCCATATCTTCTGCTTTGATCATTTCCTCACGAGTGCATAGTGTTTCGTAAAGCTTTTCACCATGACGTGTCCCAATAATCTTAACAGGGACTTCTTTACCTGTCAATTCAATTAGTGCTTTTGCTAAATCTCCAATACTACCTGCAGGAGCCTTGTTTACAAAGAGATCCCCCGGATTGGCATTTTCAAAAGCAAATAATACCAGATCTACAGCATCTTCTAAGGACATGAAAAAACGAGACATATTGGGATCTGTAATTGTTATGGGCTCTCCCTTTTGAATTTGATTTAAAAATAAAGGAATAACAGATCCTCTGGAAGCCATCACATTTCCGTAGCGTGTTAAGCAAACTGTAGTATCTTTTAAATTACGAGCTTCTGCTACTGCTACTTTCTCCATCATAGCTTTGGATATTCCCATTGCATTAATAGGGTAAGCAGCTTTATCTGTTGATAAACAAATAACCTTTAAAACTTTGTTTGCTGCAGCGGCAAGAATAACATTTTGAGTTCCTTCTACATTAGTTTTTACAGCCTGCATAGGGAAAAATTCACATGAAGGAACCTGTTTCAATGCAGCAGCGTGAAAAATATAATCCACTCCTCTTGTTGCCGGTTCTACAGAATTATAGTCTCTTACATCACCTATATAATATTTTATTTTTTCATTTTTATATAGGTTACGCATATCATCTTGTTTTTTCTCATCACGAGAAAATATACGGATTTCTTTAAAATGATCCGTTTGTAAAAATCGATTTAAAACAGCAGTTCCAAAAGATCCTGTACCGCCTGTTATTAATAATACTTTATCTTTAATTCCTTGCATTACTTTGTATAGTCGTTAATCGTTATTTCTAAATTTTCTTTTAGCATTTTTTTGTGCTCATCAATTTCTTCTTCAGTAAATCTATATTTAATAAACTTAGCTGGAGAACCTCCAACAATTGTATATGGCTCTACATCTTTTGTAACAACAGAGTAAGCAGCAATAATTGCTCCATTACCAATTTTAACACCTCTGCTTATAAAAGCACCATACCCAATCCATGCGTCATCTCCTATTATGGTCTCTAATTCTGCTTCTCTACCAGAAAAAATGATTGGTTTATTTGGATTCTTATAGTAATGATCTCCTCCAACAATCTTAACTTGAGGAGCCAGCATTGTATATCTCCCGATTTTAACTTTGGGATAGATTACACACCCTGGTCCGATGTAAGAGTATTCTCCGGCTTGCAGGTCTCCCGATATCTCTGACTTTCCCCCCATATAAAATGTTTTATGTACATTTTTGAGTCCATAAGATAATCTAAAAAATCTCATTTTTAAGTCTCTGTATAGTTGTCGGATTATCCCTTTCATTGATTTAGCTTAAAGATTTATTAATAGCTCTTTTAATTTCATTGGCCATCATTTCAGGAGTTCTATTATTGATGTAATGGTTATATGCATTTTCATTCATTTTATGAACTTGCTCCTTATTATTGATAATCCATTCCATTACATCTGCCAAGTTCTCCTGCTCTTTGTATATTATACCGTTATATTTATTTTTTATATTAAAAATTTCACCTCCCGTAATAGCGTCCTCTCTCGTTACGAATGAAGTACTATTACCCATAGAGTTTAGAACGGATAAACCTGCCTGATTAGGTGATATACATGCGATGGATTCAGCAAATATTTTAGAAAGTTCTTTAGCATCATAAATACTTCCATACAATACAATTTTATCCGCTATGTTCTTTTCCTTAATAAATTCTACAATTTTCTCTTTTTCCGGGCCATCTCCTACAATTAATAATTTAGGGCAATCGTTCCTTTTTGTGTACAATAGATAATATGCTTCAAGTAACTCTCCTATTCCCTTCTGCGGATACAATGTTCCAACAAAGAGAAAATCTTTTTTATTATTAACATCTGATTTAATTACATTTTCAACTTCTGTAGTATTATGAGCCACAAACAGTTTTTCTTCAGGAATTCCTGCTTTTATATATCTTTCCAACGGATAAGAACTATAAAATAGCGTAAAATCAGATTTTCTTGAAATATAGTACCTAAATTTATCCCATGTCGTTTTAGAGTCAAAACTATTTTCATATGAAGCAGTCACTCCGATTCCCCAATATCCAATCTTATATTTTCTATTTCTTCTTAAGCAAAGTAACATAAGACTAATCCATCTGAGATTAGATAATCCAATTACCACATCATATTGAGATGCAATATTGTACAAATTATCTTTATGAAGCTCAAAAGGTCCTGCTTTTTTAACGGGCAGATACATTGTTTTAAAAGAAAACTTTTTATTTTTAAATTTCTCATCAGAATAGGCAACAGTTAGGTCAAACTCTTCATTGATCAGTTCAAAAATTCTTTCTCGATAAGACCATACTTTGTTGTAAATGATTAAAACTTTGGTTTTCATATTTTTTTAATATTATTCATCGGAAAATTTAATCCGAAATGCCCTTTATTGGTTTAAAATTTAGAATTATTTAGTTGCATTATAATATGTTTTAAAAACATCTAAATCATATTGTTCAACGTCTTTTACATTTGAATATTCTTTCTGAAGTGCTGGGTATTTTTGTCTATTTAAATAAAAATACTTTTGACTATCCCACCATATTACACCACTTACTTTTTTCCCGGAAGAAACACGAGAGGTGATCATCTTATAATAATTTTTAAAAATATCGATTGGAATAAGTGACATCGCCATATTGGAGTTTCCTGAATTTCTCTTTTGCCATATAAATGGATAAACGTCTTTATTGTACTTTTTACCTACCTCTAAAGCATAATCAAGGTTAGTATATAAATAATCCCCACTTCCCACTTCTAATATTGGAGATCGGGCATTATATACTCTTGGATTAGCATTATACATATATAAAGAAGGAGCTATAATATCTACAGCGTTAAAAACCGGAGCCAGCCTCGCATTTACATCTTTCCATCCACTACTGTTTCCTTTGAAGGTTCTAACAGGTAATCCATAAAACCCCCATTTTAAATTGGGACGAAGTTTCTTAGCTGTTTCAACAGCTTTAACGAACTGCTGGATAGCCAAATTGGCACTTTTATCATCAGAACCTGAAATTGCTTTAATGGCAGGACCTTCCCAATCAATAACTGCAATCCCAGTACTTCCAGCAGATGTCTTATCATTAATATTCTTTGTAAATAATTCAACATCAAGATTACTTCCATCTGTTGTAACATCTTTTTGATAAAAGATAATTGCTTTTTCTAACCCATTCTGTTTAATGTATGTCTCCTGCAATTGATTCAGGCCGGTCATTCCTATGTATAATTTAGGTTGTTGCCCATACATTCTGTTTGAAAATACCAACAATATGATTGTTATTAAAAATAACAATGGACTGTTTAATTTTAAGTATTTTGTTGTTTGCATTGTTATAAAATTTAATTATTTCTTATAAACGATTAATCTGGTATATTTATACTTTTCTCTTTTATTGTCTCTCCTGTACGTTTGTGATATGCATTCTTATTGAGATTGCTTCTATAACTTTTTGGTAGGTGATCTGATGACAAAATATGATATATACTGTTTGTATAAGGGAGATATTGATAACTACTCCAAATTGTTTTAAAAATAGTTAAGCCTATTAATAGATAAAGAGAGTATTTAATTTTGAAATTTGCAGATTTTATAATTATTGCTAAACAAACGGCAAAAAATAGTCCAAAATATAAAGTAATTCTAAAGCCTGTTGGAAAGATCAATAAAATCCTAAATAAATACATGTATAATAATGCAAAAAAATACAGTATATCACCATGAGGATTATTTAAAATTGCTTTTCTATAACGTAACAAAACGAAGAATAAGAAAAACATAATCAATGAACCAATAGTGAATATTGCGTTATTAGATTCCGCTACATAAACATTTAATAATTTATATGCTATTGTTGGAAACAAAGAGGCAAAATAATTTGAAAACTCATTTAAAATTTGTGGAAAAAAACCTATAATACAAGCTATAATATACCAAATTGATAAAGTAATATTTGACCGATATATCATTTTTTTCCTAAATACAACTAGTAAGGATAATAAAATTGGAGCAATTAATGAAATGTGAAATAAAAGTCCTAATAATGCAACAATAATAAATTTAACATACTTCTTATCCAGTAAATATACTGTACTCCAAACTAATATAACTGACCCACACATAAACCTTAAAGGATTATCAATCAGCATAAAAAGGAGGTTATAATTAAGCATGATCCCAATCGCTAAAAACTCACCTTTAATAAATCTTTTTATGAATTTTATAACTGAATATAAATAGAGACATTTTACAAGTCCAAGAAACAACCAAAAATCAGGTATAATATGTCGTATCAAGTATATGAGATAATAAAATCCCTGCTCATAATCTCTTCTTAAAAGGTCTTTATCTGTAGCAAAATTATATAAGTCTTCATAATGTCTCCAGTCTGTTCCAACAGTATAGCCAAAACATAAAAATATATATATCCATACAAGAAATAGCTTCTTACCCAATATATGTTTTCTATCGGGTAGATTATCCATAATGATACACAACAAGAATGTTACAATATAGAAAAGCATTATAATGTATTATATAAATTCAAAATATACTCTTTACCATAAGTGTGATTAAAGCTACTATTTTTTAGTTGGCCATTTTTATAATCATTATAAATTTTTTTAAATTCATTATATATCATACTATGATCACTAATATCTGCAAAATATTGTACATCATTTTTTTGGTAAAGATCATTTAAAACACCAACTGAAGGACTAATGCTAAATATCGGCGTATTGTGAGACATATAATCACCAACTTTAGTAGGCAGAAAAATACCTTCACCACAAGGTGCTTCAATTATTAACGCTACGTCGTACTCTTTTAAAAGTTCTAAACTCTTTTTGTATTCCACAGGAGGTAACAGATTGATTTGATTATTACCTTCCACATTTTTAATTAATTCCTTCAAATCATTATCAAATATTCCTATAAAATCAAGAGTAATATCTTTTGCACCACTTTCTGCAATGAACTTGGCAAATGCCTGAACAACAATCTTAGGATCACGCGGAGATCGAACATTTCCAGAATGAATTAATCTTAACTTCCCGTTGTTTTCTTTTTTTCCAATAATTGGCTCATATGCCAAATGAGGAATTATTACAGTCTTTGACTTATCGGGATTAAGATAATTCAACATGTAATCTCTTAACCGTTCATTAGGGAAAATATGCTTATCTGCAAAATCCATTATAGTAATAATACCTTTGTTATAAAACGACATCTTGGCATCTAATCCTCCACCATAAGGAACTGGATATTTAAGTGGCGGATACGGATCATTCCATGTAGAAATCCATTTTAACCCCAGTTTCTTTTTAAGATAATATCCGATTAAAAAACTAGGCGTATCTTTTGTAATAACATAATCGTATTTTTCATTTTTAAAAAATGACTTATTATTAAAAATGACTTCATAGGCCCAGTGAGCTCCTTTAAATACTGTTCCAAACAAAAAATAAACGTATAAATGCTGAAATAGTGTTTTTAAGGTAAATTTATTATCTACTTCTACAACGATACTTCTATTAATTTTGACATTTAAATCTTCTAAAGACTGAGTGGAAGGATAATTACTCCATTTTATTTTTTTAGAAATGAGGTCGATTTCATATCCATTATTACTTAATAATTCCAGCAGCTTAATGTTAACAATAGCTTCAGGAGAATTAACCGGATATGAACTGGGTGCAATAAAAAGTACTTTCTTTGACATTATTCAAAATTTCTTAAAACATTCAATACATCTTCCACCATTGCGTTTGCTCTGGCATTAAGAGTTTTATAGCTATTTCTTATATTCTCTTGATGTTGCTGATAATTACCTTTTATATTTTGTATGTATTTATCCAGAACAGAGATTTCTTCTTCAGGATTCCAATAATAAAATCCACTAACTTCGTCACAAAGCGCTTTTAGTTTTGGATCAATTCCTAAACATATCGTTGGTATTCCCAGATTAAGAGCAAAAATTGCAGCATGATAACGAGATGTAATTAAAATATCACATTCATTTAAATACACATAAAACTCTACAAATTTGTACTTTAAGGGGTGCCAGATAATGAGATTCCTTATTCCTAAATCAGATCTTTTTTTAACCTGTTGAATTAATACATCATCTTTTGATTCAGAAAACATGAATAAATTTCTTTCGAAATCTTTTTGTTCAGGTAACCAATTAAAGATTTTGCTGTTAATGAGTTCTCCTGTATTGTTATGAGGCCAATCTCTAAGTACTACTCCAAGCTTTAGCCTGTCTTCTTTAGTGGCTTCATGATTTAATGGATATTTATTCTTGAACAAGTCCGTTAAGCATAGATCTGCTCCAAATTGCCTGTTTTTTAAATCCCATTTTTCTAAATATTGCAATGAAATACTATCTCTGCAATAAATTTTATCATACAATGCCAAGTCATTCTTAACATTAACTTCATCCTTCTCTGTACCAAAAGGTCCAAGCCCTATTCCTAAAGCCAGTTTTAATTTGATATCTTTTTTCTTTTTACCTTTTGAAGTTAAAAAGCTGATCAACAAAGATGGTTCTTTTAATAAAAGATTAAAATAAAGTTGGTATCTGGAGCTTAATGATATGTCTCTTTGTGACTTTTCAAATGAAAAGAACTGGGTTCCACCACCTAAAATATAAACATCAGCTGACTCAAAACGAGATGCTGCTAAACTTAGAAATTTGGCATTGCTGAATTGCTGTTTAATATATTTTTCCTTTTTACAAACAATCTTTGCATCTATATTTCGATTAACATGAGAAAGTAGATCCAAAGTCATTTCTAACAATAAATCATCACCTACATTCGCATCTCCATACGCTCCTTTAATTAATATGTCGATTTTTCTATTTCTCTGCATTTGTTCAATTCTTTATATAAACATTATACCACCGCTTAATTGTAAGTAATACCAATAATAAACTCACCGCCAATAAAACCACTCTAATAATTACGGAGACATTCATTTTAAAAAGAAAAAGCCCCCCAAGTACAATTCCAAAGTATAATAGATTATACCATGTTAGCACCAGTTTCTTATTTACCAGTTTATTTTTAATAAAATAAGGAATAAATAATACGGTGTTTAAAAAATAAGCAATCACAAAGGCTACTCCTCTGCCAATGGCTCCATAATCAACAAGTAAGTAACTGAATGCTATTGCCGTAATACCCCAGAAACCATTACTAAAAACACTAAACCACATGAAATTACCTGCAGCAAAATTTCTGGCAATACCCTGTTTTTGTGAATTTATAATAGTAAATATAGAAACTAATATTGTCGTAATATACATATCATTGTTATGATACTGTGATCCAAATAAAGAGGAAAATACCTCAGGTAAAAAAACAGTTGGCAGACATATAATTAAACCAAAAAACATTGGATGGATTATATTTAGAAATTCAAACTTTTTATTTCCATTTCCAAAGTTCTTCATAGCGTAAGGATAAAAAACCTGTCCAATAATACTCAATAAAATCATTGAAATTTGTGAGTAGTTATTGCTGGCATTAAAAATACCCATTTCGTATAAACCATTATGATTTCTCTTTATCAAAATACTATTACAAATTAAAATAATTGGGTTAACCATTAAACTGCTAATGAATGCAGGTAAGCTAAATTTTAGTATAATCTCAAAATTTGATTTTATATTATCAAGAGAAAACCATATTCCATGTTCTTTGCATACTTTTCTAAGTAATATCGCGGAACATAGCCATATAGAAAAATTAGTGATTAGAAGTGCAAAAGCAAATCCATTCACTCCATATCTTTCCGTTAGTATAATAATTAAAGGAAAGGATAATAATCCATTTACAATATTAATTATAGAAATGGATTTAAAGTTTTCAAATCCTGCCAATGCACCGGTTTGCAAACCATTCAGAGAAGAAAATAAAATAGCAATAGAACAATACAACATAGGTTGCCATATTTCTTCTTTACCTGTCAATAATACACAAAGCTCCTTATTAAAAAATAAAGAACACACTAACACAAGTATGGCTAGTAAAAAAGAAGATAATCGTACTAAAGAAAATATTTCACTTGTTTTTCTCTTATTTTCATGAAGATTTATAGCAATGTATTTAGTCGCAGTAACTCCAAAGCTTGCAAGACTTAGCAATGAAAAAGTGGTAATATAGGATTGTAGAATCCCTATATTACCAAAATCAGCTACGGACAATTCTCTTGCAACAAAAAACATTGCTAGAAAGCCTAATCCTTTAGAGGCTATTACTCCTAAGAAAGACCAAAAAATACCTTTTATAAGCGTATTTTTTTTAAAATCGTTAATAAGATTTTTAATTTTTATCATTAAATATTAATGATTATAATTTAACGCCACAAAAATCTATAACGATTTTATCGTCAGCAATTTCCAACTTCTTAAATTCATTATGAGCAACAAGGAAAACAATTATATCCGCCTTCTTTACTGCATCTTTGTAATCTGTTAATTTAAAAATCTTGTGTTCTTGTACATTAGGTTCAACAATAAACAAGTCAGCATCTCCTGAATCTTGTAATACCCTTTCTGCAATATGAATAGCTGGAGATTCTCTCAAGTCATCAATATTGGGTTTAAAAGCAAGTCCCATAATAGCTATAGAAGGTTGACGCCCTTGTTTTAATTCGAATTCTAAACGTGCTGTCTTAATTTTTTCAGCACACCAGAATGATTTATAATTATTAGTTGCACGGGCTTGCGCGATGATACGAGATTCCATAGGGAAATCAGCAACAATAAAGTATGGATCAACAGCTATACAATGTCCTCCTACTCCGCAACCTGGTTGTAATATGTTTACACGTGGATGTTTGTTCGCCAATTGAATTAGTTCCCATACGTTAATACCTGCTTTATCACAAATCAATGATAATTCATTAGCAAATGCAATCTGAACATCTCGAGAGGAGTTTTCAGTTAACTTACACATTTCTGCAGTTCTAGCATTTGTCGGATGAAGGTCTCCCTTAACAAATTGACGGTAAAATTCAAGTGCTTTTTCGGTAGATTCTTTATTTACACCTCCAATTACACGATCATTATGAACCAGTTCATACATTACGTTGCCAGGAAGTACTCTTTCTGGACAATAAGCCAAATAAATTTTATTTTCCAATTCCGGACGCTCTGAAAAAATGTATTCCATCATTTTTTCGGTAGTCCCAATAGGGGATGTAGATTCAATAATATACAAGTCTCCCTCTTTTAATAGAGGGATCAACACCTTTGTGGCTGCTTTTACATATGAAATATCAGGTTCATGATTTCCTTTAAATGGTGTTGGAACGACAACCAAATAAGTATCAGCAATCACTGGTTTTGTGTCCGCCTTTAAATAGCCATTTTTAACTGCATCTGCCACAGCTTCATCTAAATCCGGCTCTACAATATGAATTTTACCAGCATTAATGGTATCCACTACATGTTGAGAAATATCTACTCCATGTACTGGTATGTTATTATTAGCAATTAAAGCGGATGTTGGCAATCCGATATATCCTAAACCTATCGTTACTACTTTTGGTTG
The sequence above is drawn from the Chryseobacterium daecheongense genome and encodes:
- a CDS encoding EpsG family protein, with the translated sequence MDNLPDRKHILGKKLFLVWIYIFLCFGYTVGTDWRHYEDLYNFATDKDLLRRDYEQGFYYLIYLIRHIIPDFWLFLGLVKCLYLYSVIKFIKRFIKGEFLAIGIMLNYNLLFMLIDNPLRFMCGSVILVWSTVYLLDKKYVKFIIVALLGLLFHISLIAPILLSLLVVFRKKMIYRSNITLSIWYIIACIIGFFPQILNEFSNYFASLFPTIAYKLLNVYVAESNNAIFTIGSLIMFFLFFVLLRYRKAILNNPHGDILYFFALLYMYLFRILLIFPTGFRITLYFGLFFAVCLAIIIKSANFKIKYSLYLLIGLTIFKTIWSSYQYLPYTNSIYHILSSDHLPKSYRSNLNKNAYHKRTGETIKEKSINIPD
- a CDS encoding polysaccharide pyruvyl transferase family protein; translation: MQRNRKIDILIKGAYGDANVGDDLLLEMTLDLLSHVNRNIDAKIVCKKEKYIKQQFSNAKFLSLAASRFESADVYILGGGTQFFSFEKSQRDISLSSRYQLYFNLLLKEPSLLISFLTSKGKKKKDIKLKLALGIGLGPFGTEKDEVNVKNDLALYDKIYCRDSISLQYLEKWDLKNRQFGADLCLTDLFKNKYPLNHEATKEDRLKLGVVLRDWPHNNTGELINSKIFNWLPEQKDFERNLFMFSESKDDVLIQQVKKRSDLGIRNLIIWHPLKYKFVEFYVYLNECDILITSRYHAAIFALNLGIPTICLGIDPKLKALCDEVSGFYYWNPEEEISVLDKYIQNIKGNYQQHQENIRNSYKTLNARANAMVEDVLNVLRNFE
- a CDS encoding oligosaccharide flippase family protein; this encodes MIKIKNLINDFKKNTLIKGIFWSFLGVIASKGLGFLAMFFVARELSVADFGNIGILQSYITTFSLLSLASFGVTATKYIAINLHENKRKTSEIFSLVRLSSFLLAILVLVCSLFFNKELCVLLTGKEEIWQPMLYCSIAILFSSLNGLQTGALAGFENFKSISIINIVNGLLSFPLIIILTERYGVNGFAFALLITNFSIWLCSAILLRKVCKEHGIWFSLDNIKSNFEIILKFSLPAFISSLMVNPIILICNSILIKRNHNGLYEMGIFNASNNYSQISMILLSIIGQVFYPYAMKNFGNGNKKFEFLNIIHPMFFGLIICLPTVFLPEVFSSLFGSQYHNNDMYITTILVSIFTIINSQKQGIARNFAAGNFMWFSVFSNGFWGITAIAFSYLLVDYGAIGRGVAFVIAYFLNTVLFIPYFIKNKLVNKKLVLTWYNLLYFGIVLGGLFLFKMNVSVIIRVVLLAVSLLLVLLTIKRWYNVYIKN
- the wecC gene encoding UDP-N-acetyl-D-mannosamine dehydrogenase; this encodes MQPKVVTIGLGYIGLPTSALIANNNIPVHGVDISQHVVDTINAGKIHIVEPDLDEAVADAVKNGYLKADTKPVIADTYLVVVPTPFKGNHEPDISYVKAATKVLIPLLKEGDLYIIESTSPIGTTEKMMEYIFSERPELENKIYLAYCPERVLPGNVMYELVHNDRVIGGVNKESTEKALEFYRQFVKGDLHPTNARTAEMCKLTENSSRDVQIAFANELSLICDKAGINVWELIQLANKHPRVNILQPGCGVGGHCIAVDPYFIVADFPMESRIIAQARATNNYKSFWCAEKIKTARLEFELKQGRQPSIAIMGLAFKPNIDDLRESPAIHIAERVLQDSGDADLFIVEPNVQEHKIFKLTDYKDAVKKADIIVFLVAHNEFKKLEIADDKIVIDFCGVKL